The genomic DNA AACATGCTAGCCAAGACTGGTTGAGGATATAGTCAATTTGATATTATTTTACTAAAAAATCATGATATTAAAGGTAGTGAAGAGACTATTTTATTCTTTTCAACAACAAGGCTGCCAATGGCAACTTTGTTGTTAAGTCATATTTATGAGTGGCTTACACCGTTGGGCGGTGTAAATCAAAGCGTAACTGGTCTGAAATACCATAATAGGCAGATGGACCGCCAGCACGTAATACCGGTTCAGCTAATGCCGTTTGATAAATCCCTTCGGCGCTGAGTAAGTGCTTTTCAATATGCACCGCCACGACTTCACCTAACACTAGCCAGCTATCAATTTTGTCACCATTTGCTGCCGTTAGCTGGATGCATTGCGACAGTTTGCATTCGAAGCTAACAGGGCTTTGTGCAATACGATCAGCCTTAACTATGTTGCCTGCTATTGGGGTTAATCCTGCAAATTCAAATTCATCGGTGCCATGAGGTAATGCCGCAGAGGTTTGATTCATTTGCTCGGCTAAACTGCGGGTGGTTAAGTTCCACACAAACTCGCCGGTTTCAACAATATTGGCGACGCTGTCTTTCCAGCCGGTACTGGCAAAACCGATAATGGGCGGATCGTAATTAAAGCAGTTAAAGAAACTATAAGGCGCGAGGTTTCGCTGGCCTTGGGCATTACGAGAGGCAATCCAACCAATTGGGCGCGGGCCTATAATGGCATTTAGTGGGTTATGTGGTAGACCATGGCCTTTGCTTGGTTCATAAAAATAGCGATTATCAGCACTCATATCTTCCCTTCTTTATATTGGTAAACTTAAATGACGTTATTAGGCATGACGATGTCATCAATATTTTGAAATCAATACGGTAAAATTAATATCATATCATCAATATCATGGCATTCATTATAGGGACAGATATGGCCATCGTTATGGCATTCATTATAGGGACTGATATGGCCATCGTTATGGCATTCATTATAGGAACCGATATGGCCATCGTTATGGCATTCATTATAGGGACTGATATGACCATCGTTATGGCATTCATTATAGGAACCGATATGGCCATCGTTATGGCATTTATTATAGGGACTGATATGACCATAGTTATGGCTTCATTATAAGGACAGTTATGCCATTAATGCAGTCCACAGCAATCGTAAACCGACTATTATCATTAAACTGAGAATGATTTTCTTAAACTGTTTGTCGTTAAATTTATCTTGAATACGCAGCCCCAGTTTTACCCCAATCCAAGCGATAGGCGCCAACGATACAGATATCAATAAATTGCTACCATTGATTTGTCCCAGCATGCTGTAGGGAATTAACTTGACCATATTTACCACTGCAAAAAAGACTACCGCAGTGCCCAAGTATTCTGTTTTGGCTAAACGCAGTGGAATTAAATAGGCATTTAATGGTGGCCCGCCGGCATGGGCTACAAAGCTAGTAAAGCCTGCAATAGTGCCGCAAACTTGGCCAATGAACGAGGACAGTTTACCTTGTGACCATTCACCTAAAGTGAGGCCATAAATACCAAACCCTAACGAAATCTCTCCTAATATACCGCGTAAATATTGCTCGTTAAGTTGATCAAATAACAGATAAGCCACCACGATACCGACAATGGCAGCAGGCAATAAAATCCACAGTTGCGCGGTATTGTGTTTTCCCCACCAAGAACGCACACTTAAAAAATCCATGTAAACTAATAACGGTAACATCACCGCTGCCGCGGTTGCTGGGCTAATCGCTAATGCCAACAACGGGACGGTTAATCCGCCTGCACCGCCAGCAAAACCTGATTTTGATATACCAGTGATTAACACTGCCGGAATAGCCACTAACCAAAATAACGGATCTGTTAACACCGATGCTCCCGCGCCAATCATTGCTATTGGCTATTGATATTAGATAATTGGAATTGGCTATTTGATATTGTTAGTCAGAGATAATATCACTGCCTTTTAGTATAGAGTCAGTTAATTAACACAATATATAACCTCAACTCCAGATAAGAGATATAACTCTACGGCACATAAACTATCAATGAAGGGATAACGAAACGATGATCCAATTGAGCGAGTGGCAGCAGCAGGGACAATACCTTCTCATTAACGGTCAGCAAATTTTTACCCGTCAAGCGGGGGATTGTAAGGCGCCTGCATTATTGCTCATTCATGGTTTTCCTAGCGCCAGTTGGGATTGGGAAGGCATGTGGTATGAATTAACCCAGCACTATTATGTGATCACTCTGGATATGTTGGGTTTTGGCTTATCAGATAAACCCAAAAATTCGGCATATTTAATAAGCGACCAAGCCGATATTTATCAGGCATGCTTATACAAGCTAGGTGTCAGTGAATATCATATTTTAGCTCATGATTACGGTGACACTGTCGCGCAAGAGTTGTTAGCGAGGCAAATTGACGGCTGTAGTCCATTGACCATCGAGAGTGTGTGCTTTTTAAATGGTGGTTTGTTTCCTGAAACCCATAAACCGCTATTCATTCAGAAGTTGTTGTTGTCGCCGTTAGGGGTTTTGGTGTCTAAACTGATCAACAAACAAAAGTTTGCCAATAATCTACAACACATATTTGGGCCGTCGACACCACCTTCGCCAGAAGCGATCGACACTCTATGGCAATTATTAACCCACAATGACGGTTTGTCGGTGATGCATAAATTGATTCACTACATTACTCAGCGACAACAATACCGTGAGCGTTGGGTGGGTGCCATTATCAACAGTAAGATACCGATAAAGCTGATCGCCGGAGCGCTCGATCCGATCTCGGGTCAGCATATGATCGATCATTATCGAGATTTGATCCCCAATGCCAATGTCACTGAAATGCTAACCTTAGGCCACTACCCGCACATCGAAGATGCACAAGCCATTACCACGGCCTATTTACAATTTAGACATAGCATTGAGTGAGGCTCAAAATATTGAAAAAAGACAGCATAAAGATGAATAAAGCTGTCATGTTTAATTGATATTATTAGCCGATATTCTTTAGATTTATTGAGTAAATCACAATGCGTGTAATTGCCATCATAAGTGTAGTTATTAGCTGCATATTTTTCAGTGTGAGTAGCTTTTTTTTATTGGCTCAGCCAATTGAAGCCGCAATAGCACAGCCCGAGAAACCCTATGTTTTGCTGATTTCTATTGATGGCTATCGATACGATTACAACCGTCTGCATAAACCCAAACATCTGAGCGAATTTGCTCGCCATGCAGCGCAAGTGACTCGCTTTAAGCCATCGTTTCCCACGGTAACGTTTCCTAACCACATTACCTTAGTCACAGGTTTGTATCCCGCCCATCACGGCATAGTGTCAAACCGTTTTTATAACCATACTCTGCAGCAGCCCTATGGGTTGAATATTAAACAAGCTTTGACCGATGGCCGCTTTTACCATGGGGTTCCATTATGGTCATTAGCGGGTCAACAAGGGTTAAAAAGTGCCAGCTATTTTTGGCCAGGTTCAGAAGCCAAAATTGCGGGTCACCGTCCAGATTATTGGCTGCCTTACAAAGATGATGCGGCAAATAATCAACGAGTACAGCAGGTGTTACAGTGGTTTAATTTGGCCGAAGATCAGCGTCCACAATTTGTGACCTTGTATTTTTCAGACGTTGATACTGCCGGGCATCTCTATGGTCCAACATCAGATAACACCTACCAAGCAGTGCAGAACGTTGACCAAGCCATAGGGCAATTACTGACTGGAATAAAAGCCTTACCCTTTAAAGTGAATGTAATTATCACCTCCGACCATGGCATGACTAAGGTTGACGGATTTGAACGTGTATATACCGACAAACTGTTTGCTGGCAATGAAACGTTAAAAGATAAATTTAGCTTTAACAACGATGCCGCATTTTCGTTAGTGACTGCGACAGGGCAAAACAAACAGCAAGACTTAGCCGCGTTAGAAGCATTAACCCAAAAGGTACCCGGTTTACAGTTTTATCGTCAGCAAGATATACCGGCCAATTTACACTTTAGCGCGAATCCCTCTATTGAAGATGCGGTACTGATCAGTAATCAACACTACATTACTAGTAGCGATGCACGGGCAGGGCGCATTGGTAAGCACGGCTACGATGCCAATGTGATTACCGACATGAATACTGTGTTATACCCGTGATCATTGAAAATGCTTGATTTTGTCCCAAATGGGATCATCATAGCCCCATGAAACAAATTACACTCTCGCCAGAACAAAAAGTAGCATTGGAAACTCGACATAAAAGCTCGAGTGATAGGCGTGAGTGTGATCGCATTAAAGCCATTTTACTACGCGATGAAAATTGGCCAACGCCAATGATTGCCCAAGCGTTACGTATTCACGAAACGACCGTAGTTCGATACATTGATGCCTATGCTCACGACCAAAAACTCACGTGTAATAGTGGCGGCTCCTTAAGTTATCTGAGTCAAGAGCAAACTGAACTATTGATTGCACACCTGTGTGAGGTGACCTACTTGCATAGCCATCAAATAGTCGCTTATATCTCAGAACAATTTCAGATTAAGTACACAGTGTCAGGCCTCAATAAATGGCTGCATAAACATCAGTTCAGCTATAAAAACCCTAAAGGGGTTCCTCACAAATTTGATGAAGACAAACAAACGGCTTTCATTGAATATTATGAGCAACTAAAATCCTCGTTAACCCCTGATGAACCGTTATTATTTATGGATGCGGTTCATCCGACCCAAGCCACAAAAATCACCGCTGGCTGGATAAAAAAAGGCGTTGATAAACCGATAGAAACGACGGGAAGCCGAACCCGTATTAACGTGGTTGGTGCAATCCGACTTGGTCACTTAACAGAAGCGGTCATTGAGCAATATAGCAAAACGGTTAACGGTGCATCCATCATCGATTTTTTAAACCAAATTAGAGCGCGTTACTCAACAAGTGGTGTTATCCATTTGGTGCTTGATGGCGCTGGATACCATCGAAATGCCTTAGTGGTTAAAGAGGCTGAACATCTGAATATAACATTGCATTACCTGCCACCTTATAGTCCAAATTTAAACCCAATAGAACGATTGTGGAAGGTAATGAATAAGCATGCGAGGAATGGGCAATACTTCGCAACGACAAAAGAATTCCGACGAAAAATCACTGACTTTTTTAGCATCACCCTCCCCGATATTGCCGATACACTCGGTGATACAATTAATGATAACTTTCAGAAATTAAAAACTGCAGTTTGAATTCACTTGAGTATATATGCTCAAGGACCCGCGTTTAATCAAGTCACCATAGCCAATGCTGAAAACATCCATTTATATCCTCTTATCGCCCATATTTTAGGCTTAACCATAACAGAACCCATAGATGGCCAGTTAACCGTGTTAGCGCCTTTATTAGGCAAATGATTACAGATAACACTCGTCGACGTGTGCCATGATTCATGCTTGTTTATCTCAATCAACATGGGATAAAAAAAGCTAAATAGACATTACGTCCAGTTGCAATATAAGATGATATTGTACAAATGAGTGGTGTTTTGGTGTTACGTTAAGCTTAGTTATTGCAATAACGTCAGCAGATATAACTGTACTACTCGCGTTTTTTTTATGGGCCTAATAGGGCCTGTTGATCTTTCAAGGTTGTTTTTGCAGCGAATTGTTGCTCATTACTTAAACATGAGCTATGAAGCAGAGGCTGTGTGGTGTAGTTATTCTACATAAAAAGCCAATAACGCAGTAGAAATGACCAACAAAAGCTGCCCGAAGGGTTCGGCTAAAAACGTTTTACTCTTTGTTGAGCGAATTTTGCTTAGATTGCTAGGCAGCAATCCACTCGCCTCGATTAAAACGTTTTTATCTCGAACAAAATTTAACCAGCAAAGATCAACAGGCCCTAGCTTTCAATGCAATATTTCTATTGGTGT from Shewanella psychromarinicola includes the following:
- a CDS encoding flavin reductase family protein translates to MSADNRYFYEPSKGHGLPHNPLNAIIGPRPIGWIASRNAQGQRNLAPYSFFNCFNYDPPIIGFASTGWKDSVANIVETGEFVWNLTTRSLAEQMNQTSAALPHGTDEFEFAGLTPIAGNIVKADRIAQSPVSFECKLSQCIQLTAANGDKIDSWLVLGEVVAVHIEKHLLSAEGIYQTALAEPVLRAGGPSAYYGISDQLRFDLHRPTV
- a CDS encoding sulfite exporter TauE/SafE family protein: MLTDPLFWLVAIPAVLITGISKSGFAGGAGGLTVPLLALAISPATAAAVMLPLLVYMDFLSVRSWWGKHNTAQLWILLPAAIVGIVVAYLLFDQLNEQYLRGILGEISLGFGIYGLTLGEWSQGKLSSFIGQVCGTIAGFTSFVAHAGGPPLNAYLIPLRLAKTEYLGTAVVFFAVVNMVKLIPYSMLGQINGSNLLISVSLAPIAWIGVKLGLRIQDKFNDKQFKKIILSLMIIVGLRLLWTALMA
- a CDS encoding alpha/beta fold hydrolase produces the protein MIQLSEWQQQGQYLLINGQQIFTRQAGDCKAPALLLIHGFPSASWDWEGMWYELTQHYYVITLDMLGFGLSDKPKNSAYLISDQADIYQACLYKLGVSEYHILAHDYGDTVAQELLARQIDGCSPLTIESVCFLNGGLFPETHKPLFIQKLLLSPLGVLVSKLINKQKFANNLQHIFGPSTPPSPEAIDTLWQLLTHNDGLSVMHKLIHYITQRQQYRERWVGAIINSKIPIKLIAGALDPISGQHMIDHYRDLIPNANVTEMLTLGHYPHIEDAQAITTAYLQFRHSIE
- a CDS encoding alkaline phosphatase family protein, which translates into the protein MAQPIEAAIAQPEKPYVLLISIDGYRYDYNRLHKPKHLSEFARHAAQVTRFKPSFPTVTFPNHITLVTGLYPAHHGIVSNRFYNHTLQQPYGLNIKQALTDGRFYHGVPLWSLAGQQGLKSASYFWPGSEAKIAGHRPDYWLPYKDDAANNQRVQQVLQWFNLAEDQRPQFVTLYFSDVDTAGHLYGPTSDNTYQAVQNVDQAIGQLLTGIKALPFKVNVIITSDHGMTKVDGFERVYTDKLFAGNETLKDKFSFNNDAAFSLVTATGQNKQQDLAALEALTQKVPGLQFYRQQDIPANLHFSANPSIEDAVLISNQHYITSSDARAGRIGKHGYDANVITDMNTVLYP
- a CDS encoding IS630 family transposase translates to MKQITLSPEQKVALETRHKSSSDRRECDRIKAILLRDENWPTPMIAQALRIHETTVVRYIDAYAHDQKLTCNSGGSLSYLSQEQTELLIAHLCEVTYLHSHQIVAYISEQFQIKYTVSGLNKWLHKHQFSYKNPKGVPHKFDEDKQTAFIEYYEQLKSSLTPDEPLLFMDAVHPTQATKITAGWIKKGVDKPIETTGSRTRINVVGAIRLGHLTEAVIEQYSKTVNGASIIDFLNQIRARYSTSGVIHLVLDGAGYHRNALVVKEAEHLNITLHYLPPYSPNLNPIERLWKVMNKHARNGQYFATTKEFRRKITDFFSITLPDIADTLGDTINDNFQKLKTAV